One region of Streptomyces sp. NBC_00442 genomic DNA includes:
- a CDS encoding response regulator transcription factor, which translates to MTSVLVCDDSPLAREALRRAVATVPGVERVTTAANGEEVLRRWGADRSDLILMDVRMPGLGGVETVRRLLSADPGARIIMLTVAEDLDGVALAVAAGARGYLHKDASRAELRATVTQALADPTWRLAPRRLRSAEMGAAPTLTAREIQVLEGMSHGRSNAEIGRELFLSEDTVKTHARRLFKKLGASDRAHAVALGFRWGLVR; encoded by the coding sequence ATGACATCAGTCCTCGTCTGCGACGACTCCCCGCTTGCCCGCGAGGCGCTCCGCCGCGCGGTTGCGACCGTGCCCGGCGTCGAGCGTGTGACGACGGCGGCCAACGGCGAGGAAGTCCTCCGCCGCTGGGGTGCCGACCGCTCGGATCTGATTCTGATGGACGTACGCATGCCCGGTCTGGGCGGCGTGGAGACCGTCCGTCGGCTGCTGTCCGCGGATCCGGGTGCCCGGATCATCATGCTCACGGTCGCCGAGGACCTCGACGGGGTCGCGCTCGCGGTCGCCGCCGGCGCCCGCGGCTACCTGCACAAGGACGCCTCGCGTGCCGAACTGCGCGCGACCGTCACCCAGGCGCTCGCCGACCCGACGTGGCGGCTCGCCCCGCGCAGACTGCGGTCGGCCGAGATGGGCGCGGCGCCCACGCTCACCGCGCGGGAGATCCAGGTGCTCGAAGGCATGAGCCACGGACGCTCCAACGCCGAGATCGGCCGCGAGCTCTTCCTCTCGGAGGACACGGTCAAGACGCACGCCCGGCGGCTCTTCAAGAAGCTCGGCGCCTCGGACCGCGCGCACGCCGTCGCGCTCGGTTTCCGCTGGGGCCTGGTGCGCTGA